The genomic stretch ACGGGGCCAAAGGAGGATCTGAACCAACAACCAACTTCCTAGATGAAACGACGGTCATCGAAGCTTACTGACTTTGAATTTACATCATGTTTATAAGTGTGCAACAGATTCTAAACATGTTCCTTGTCACATTTTGTCTCTCACACCATCCCCTTTCTGACACGACTTGAGGAGGCACTTTCTTTTTAAGTcttataaattaaaaaatatttattcgaTTGGTATATAAGTGGCTTAGGCGTAACTCCTCTCACCGGCAGGACTTGCATTCTGTAGCTCTATCCCAAAAAGACAGCAGCAGGGACCGTTCAGCTCAGCCCAGACCCTTGAGCAGTCCATGATTCAATAAGGCCTCACTCTTTTCTGTTGTTTTGGTCCTTCTTTGGTAGATGCCAAATCCGCTGACGGATTTCTGCCCTTTCTGCTTCACCTGTTGCAAGCACTGCTCTCCCGCCACCGGCAAGCAGTGGAGCCTAAGCCAAGTGTCTGTGTCACCAAAGGTCTACTGTACAGTTACATTCCTCAAAGAGTCCTATAAAAGTCTCAGGATCTCCATCAGGACCAAAGGAAACTAGCATCCTCTTCCAAACTCCGCTCCGCAGACTGCCTCTGGATATGGACTCGTCTGCATGATTTCCATGGGAGGCAAAGGCCATCCTTCGGAGCAGGCTTCAACCTCGCGCCTCAAGAGCAAGTCCCCTGCAAACCGGGAGAGAGTGGCAGCACAGCCTCAAGACTTAAGAAGGGTCATGTTGCAGAAGCTGCTAAAGACCTCAAAATATGGTGTTGCAAAACCGACATCTGCCCCATACTTGTCTACCTAGTTCTTTCAGTCACCACCCTCCGCCAAAGACACCCACCATTTCTAACTCAGCTTTGGGCTGCCCTAACAGTTACCTTtctgtagagatgttcaatgtatggacagaatcactggggtgttgtgtggtttccgggttgtatggccgtcttctagcagcattttctcctcctGACATTCGCCTGCACCTGTGGATGGCATCtccagaggatctgatggtagtcaagcaagtggagtatatatatattcctgtgggattttcatggtttcttcctccctgttgaaattttccacaccacaagcacatggacaatttcaacagaaaggaagaaggaaccatgaaaatgaataaaagttGGCTTCCATCAaaaaacactagaatcaagacAGTGATTAAGGAACATCACCCAGGCGAAGGAGGTCTCCAAGCAgtaagcaatcaagggccagtaAACACCACCCAGTTTTCTCCAGGCAGAAAACAATGCAAAGGGAACCAAGGCCAGGCTACTTctatgcagatgccctcactCATTGACTATGTTATCATCGTCGTTACTCACATTCTACTCAACACACAGAAATCTAGCTTGCAAATTGCACCCTTTATTCTTTTTGAACTGACAATGCTTCTTTCCTCCCGCTCTGGACATTAATCCACATCTATGTTGTATACTCCATTTATTTaactaccatcagatcctctgaagatgccagccacagatgcaggcgaaatgtcaggagaaaatgctgccagaacatggccatacatcccggaaactacacaacaccccagCCCCCTTTCTGCCGGACTCTTGAAAGCTCCCTGCGCTCCATCCCTCGCAGCATGCCCTCTCTCACCAGTCCCGTTACGCCCACAATCCCCTTACCTGCCTCTTGGTGGGCTTCTTGGAGCTGAGAGGCACTCAGGCGGATGACGTCCTTTGCTTTGACCGCTCCTCCTCCGATGGCCTGGAGCGTCTTGCATTGCATTTTGTGGTGGAGCATCTTGCTGCATCTCCTCTGCATCTTGTCCAGGCTCTCCACCTCCTCGCGATGGTTTGTTCTAAAGACGTTTGGTTCATCATCATCCTCGGGCAGAGAGCTACTCGaagtccttttctttctcttcttcttcttcttcttcttcctcctgctAGACTCCCTCTCCTCTTCGCTAGACGCCCATTTGGTGTTTGGCCCGTCGTGCTGGACTTTGCCGCCGGGTCTCTTCAATCCCGCTTTGAGCCTTTGCCTCGACCGCTTTATGGAGCCGCAACGCTCAGGGTTGGAGCAGAACCTGCGTGTGGTGCCTTGCGTGCTGGGATCGGTACAGGCGACGTTTTGGACACAAATCAGCAATTCTCTGGCTCCCGACTTGCTCAAAGGCCACGGGTCACAGCTAGTTCGGCAACTACCATTCCTTCTCTCCGTTCTGTTCCATGAGTCATTAAGAGCCTCGCTGAAATATTCAGAGTCACTGCTTATCTCTTCTAATAAATCCTTGAGTTTATACATGCAGCCGAATGGCTTGTGTGATGACATAACTGCCGTTCCAGTATCTTTTCCTTGGCATTTCGTATTATAAGCACTGGTGCTGACTAGAATAGGAGCATGTAGTTCATCCAAAGAGCCACTGCTCCGTACTTGGAAGCTTTTGGTAAACTTGCTCGAATCTGCCTGGCTCTTGAATGCGGGTTCTTTCTCTATTACTTTGTTCCATCTGAAATCTCTCTCACGACAGTCTGGTGCTGGACCCATTTCTTTCAAATGCTGCCTCTCTTTGCTCTTGAGGCTGATGCGAATGCTGTTCCCATTTTGACACACGCTCCTCTCCCGCCAAGGTTTCTCTGCCGGGTTGGGCAACGCTGCACAAATCCGTGCGTATCGTGGAGTTTGGTAGTAGTTTAGTAAATAATGGATGAATTCCTCCGTTTCGTAAACTTTTTGCTGTGTGCGTTTTCCGGCACCCAAGTTTTGTTGTGGGTAATCCGCTGCGTGAGGTGGCTTTACGGCTTGACAGTCCTGAGTGACTGTGACCCGTAACAAGCCAGAGGCATGACATCTGTCGGCGGCCTTCTCTGTTACGCAGCTGATTATTGTCCTCGAGCCCGGCTTGTTCAAAATTGTCCTCACCAAAGGACAAGGCGATGTCAGCGAATCGTCCCCGACGGgctgttctttctctctttctgaaaTATCCCCATTATCCAATTGTGCCAAAGGATACTTGAGGTTTTTCTCATCTATAAGTTCTGGGTGCTGGAGAGAATGAgaatcctccttctccttcagtgAATTCTTTTTCTGGGGTGCGGGAAACAAATCCTCCCTTTCGTTTTCAAAATCCCGTGCCGGCCTCGATGACAGCACAACATTcttcaaaataataattaaaaaatggaaAGACAGAATTACAGCAAAACTCAATGAATGACATCTgcagaacaaaaaaataaaattgacaCTGTCTaattagaaattgtgggatgtGAATGGTGCCTTTTGGTGCCTGAAGCAGGAAAGCTACATGGCACGTGGTTTTCCGACAGACACAGAGTAGAGTCAACTAGAGATTCTCCTGACCAAGAATCAGAGTCAGATGCAGACTTGGTCAAATATAAGAGTTAAATCAATTGACAGCAATGGGTCCAAGTCATGCCTAACTTCAAGCCTTATTATAATTGTTTGCTGtagtataaaaataaatgaaatcaaaCTGACTGAAAATGAACAGAAGCGACATCAAAAACATGAGCATGCTTTCATACCACCCTGCTCTTTCAACTATCCGCTTGCAAAAGGAGTTGTACAAAACGTACATATGGGTTGTGCCATTTGGATCATACCTGCCACTCAACCATTTCTATAGAACACCCATAAGGTCAAATTATACTGTTGACAAAAAGCAAACAGAAGTTTCCCTCACTGTaggagctgtgtgtgtgtgtgtgtgtgtgtgtgtgtgtgtatgtatatgtatatgtatatatatgtatgtatgtatatgtatatattctcaCAATCAGATAAGCTTTAAATAAGCTGTTCTTAAAAACTGAAATCATCCAAAGATGGTGACTTATTAAAGgctgattttttcccctcttgcaatgaatgtaataattaaaaattaacatcCTATGTGAAAAAGACAATAAGCAAGACATTTTCATGGCCATGGATTAGGAGTTAAGGATTTTGTCTTTAATCATTGGGTATTGTTATAAGAATGTCCTCAAGTGCTACATGCTGCTTCATTTCTTCACAGGTACATGGATTTCACTGCACTAAAGAAACAAACTCAATCCACACCTGTGTTTTTGACAGTTGAAATGAggatttccaaaagaaaaaagaaccaaAAAAGATAGTCAAGAGATTGCTGACTCTCACAGCTAATGATAACATGGTGCTACCCCTCGCATAGGTAACTCTTCCTTCCATCTCACAATAAGTCTAATGCACCAAAATAAAGTGCACCTGGAGTAGGGAGGATGGGACCTCTTTTTTTGGTATCTACATGTTCTATTATACAGACTTGTGGAAATCTTTTGGAATACTTTTGAAAAAAGACATGTATTCTTACTTTTATTTGGTTTAACAGCACTGTAAGCAGCCTGATAGATTCCACTCTTCTCTGAGCTAGGAGGTATTTCCTCTCTTCCCATTCAGGCATATTTTCTGGCCACAACTCTTCTCCCGCTGTTACCTTCTGCTGCTTTCTTGGGCGTTTGTCATCGCGATCTATCTGTCTTTTTTCCCGTCTCTTGATCTTagacttcctctttccttctccaacttttttttcatcatcatcatcaccaccatcacgtCTTTTTCTAGGCAATTGTTAATATGGGACAATttagatttgttttaaaacagcCTATATTACATTTCTAACTTTTGGAGGGTAGGAAAAGTTTTACTGATGCTGAAGGGAAGGATTATTCATGCTTGGAATCTAGTAGCTGTTACACACAAGTAGTAACGCCACCTAGAAATGGGTATTTTGAATATAAcacctcctatatatatatatatatatatatatatatatatatctccaagaTGAAAAATATTTCATGACACTCTGAAACTTTCTCTTAGACTATCTTACAATCTCAAGATATCCTGGGATTATATCTAGAGCCACAGACATTATCTGAAAACAATCCCATACATGTTAAAACTCATTAGTTTCAATGCGACTTGAACACATGCCTGCAGATTAGATTGTGGCCTACATTCTTCCTTAGTAATATAACATAACTCGGATCTTCTTCTGCCCATCATAGTTTGAGACCCAATTGCCTCAATCTACTTTGAATCAAAATCTTTGGCCCTAAAATGCAGCCACTGCACTGCATGTCTCATGTCATTCTTCACTTTAGAAAAAACAATGCAGGTCTAAATAGTCCTCCTTTGTAAATAGCTAAGGCTTTCAGGGAAATACACAACAcaaactttattatggtccaaagacccaCAGCTGTTGAATAAGTATCGTACAGAAATTTACAATTCCCTCGTAACCggggaaataaataatacagacaCATACTACACAGTGTCAGGTAATACCCTGATCGGAAACTAGGCTCTTTCTCAGTCTTGCTGAGAGTAAAGAGTATAGTAAAGGGAAATAAATGGTGTTTTCCCATTTTACAGATCAGTAATTGCCAAACTGTTTGATGCACTAGTATTGCTTAGATGcccaagtaagtttaaagatgtacAGAGTAGTACCTACAGACAGAGGATGTTGACTACAGCATCCATGTACAAATCACATGTCTTGATTTACTTTCTCTATGGTAATGCTACCATATCTATACACCGGGCATAACATGATGATCCTGTCATTCCTGACGTATAATTATTGAGTTATAGAAGTAGAGGTTTATGAAGAAATACAGAGTAAACACTGACTCCTAGCACTGAAAGGAGTTAATCTAAACCCTCACACGTCAAAAGCTCCAAAAATCCAGACTTAGGCTTTTATTAGGGTCAATCAAAACTACAGAAGAATATGCTCAGCTCTGTGCAAGACACTACAAAAGGGAAGGAGAACTGCCTTCATGTTGAAGCCAAGAAATCTGAAAGGACTGCAGGTTGCAGAAGAGGATGTGGAGACTTAAGAGCTTGCCGGATCTCTGCAGGTTTTATTGAACACCTCACAAATTCtgatttcccatttttaaaatataaaaccatGCAGACTTCAGCACTGTCAGCTTCCCTGGTGAAGCTATTTGGAAACATCACAAGTTTGTCATATTTTGTCATTGTGGTGTCAAATCGACTCAAGTAACAAGTAGAAAATCCCAGAGCAAAGGGCTAAATAGTTTGAGAATGATGAGAAGTGAAACAGTCCATGCTGAACTGTTGAGAGGTCCCCAAATCTAATGTTACTGCTTCTGCCTTTAACATAACAACTTGTCTTCCAATAGACTGGATAGAGGCAGAACAAAGACATATAGCCTCAGGTGTTATTGCTGCTCAGGTGTAATTTAGCAACAAAGAAGTCCTCTGGGGAGATAAGGGACATTGAGAAAACAAGCAGTGGTACACGTTTAGGCTTGGATTTTAACTCTAAGATCtcaattcctggaagagttattatcatgggggaaaaggggtctccactgaagttttacccagttcttgtttccacaacaagccaaattttcctaaatcaaaggggcaaaaagtgagaggaaatctcctgaacaagggcacagacagcaaaggaaactaCAGGGGTGTTCGTCCTTCCCTATATGATCCAAAGCTAAAGAATAATATATTTTTGACTCTAGTTACACATTAAAAacgtacctgtttcaacttatacaaacatttaacttaagaacaaacctacagaaccaataTTGTGCATttcttggggactacctgtactatGGTATATAGAAACATGTgtaagtcgagggcaggttttggatTATGAATTTTCATTCCCTGGAGAGGGGAAAGCGCCAATGGCACCTTCTCGAGGGGCTAACCAAACCCAGTTGCTGCCATTTCCCTTCCCAGGCATCCATAAAGGCCAAACaggattacttttaaaaaaacaaaactcctCACCTTTCCGTCCCCcttttccctctgttttcctCCCGCCGCCTTTCTTGCTCTAGCCCTTGCAGTGTTAATCTTTCCAGGTTTCTCTGGTTTATAGCAGCCTCACTGAAATGACTGGTGGTATCAGACGTCACCTGTTGCAAAATAAAGAGAACAAAAAGGTGGCATTGCTCTCTTGCGCTGGCCAAATACACAAGAGCCTCCAGCAGTGTCCTTCGGGCCGTGAATTCAATGCAGAAAGtttccccaagtccctttggccTCACTGCCTCCACTACAACAGTAAGGAAGGCCCTTGCTATGCCACCCAACCTGAACAGCTGATGGCAGAGATCCATATTCTTCTACTACACGGTTCCACTGAAAGGCACTCAAATCAAGCTCCTTATGAAATAAGGGTTCTTATGCTTCATCATAAATCCCATCTAAACTAAACTAAGGCGGCTGCTGAGATACCTCTTACCTTGATGTTACACGCAAGAGCTTTTCCATCATCCCCTTTAAACATCAGCTTCATTCCCTTAAGTGTTTCCATAGCTTTTGAGAGTGACGTGGACGCTTGGTACTGGACAAAAGCCTCAAATGTCCTCAGGCCACGGAAAGTGAAATTATGTGTGCTTCCTCCCACCACTTCTTCCCTATAAGGATCAAGCATGGGGATATCTATGTTCTTGATCTTTCCAAAACGTTCAAACACTGCTCTCAAGACATCTTCGCTTGGCACTTCGCTATCTGAACCTCTCGGAGCAAACCATTTGCACGGCAGTCCTTCCAAATGGAGGCAATCCGCAACATCCTTGCTTTGCTCCGCACAGTTTCCTTCCGGCATTTCTCTATCGTTCGCATTGGTTTCCAACTCCTGTGGAGTTGGGAAATCCAGAGGTGCCTCCGTAGCAACCACTTGCAAGTCATCTTTAAAACCATTGAGTTTTATCATCTTGCCATGGAGCTTTTCCTTGAGGCTACAGACCAAGCGCTTGGTTTCGGCCTCTCCCTCGAGCCGAAGGAGTCCCTTAGTGCTCTTTGAGACCTTTACGCTGGTGAACTGGTCTGGACAAATCATGTTCTTCAGCTTGTCCATCACTTCCCACTTAGAGAAGGCTCGGGGTGAGCCGGTGTGTTCTGGAAGCACCACACTGATTGTCAGTTTCGCGACTGGCTTAAGATAGAGTCGCTGAGAAGCACAGAGCTCCATAGCTTCCGAGGGATCGCACACTAGGGCGACTGTCATGGCATCCAATTGTCCTttagaaaaacaattaaaaggaTGGGTTACGCTGCAGGTAAAGCACGCTCCTTATATCCTACACGGTTATCAGGAACAGCTTCTTGCAccatacagatatataagcactCAGTCTTGAAAGACAGCAAATGAAAGACAGATGCTGTTTAAATGAATCATTTTTGATCAACCAAACTCACTTTTGTGAATTAAACTGATTAACAACGAAAACTCTTGCCCAAGTGTGCAAATAACATTATTTGTTATTGCTCGCATGTGAAAGATTACCTTTACTCTAGCAGTCAGGCAACTCCTTCACACTTTAGCATATATAAAGACAGTTATCTGACACCTGAAcactaacaaaaataaataattctgaCATCTGTGTGGCTGTGTCTTCCAGTCTCCAGTTGatatatggtgaccccatgaattttatagggttttctcaggcaaggaatactcagaagtggttttgcatgtttcttctgctgaaatatagcctgcagcatcCTGGGATTCAATGGTGGTCTCCCAGCCAAGCACTAGCAAGagatggccctgcttagctttcatgaTAAGATAGGATCTAGTGCCCTTAGGGTATTAAGGCACTGTGGCATCTCTAATCATTCTAATAAATACCgagtattaaaaaaagaaaggcctACGTATAACTGAATTTATCTGAAGCAAGAAAACATGCAAGTTGCATAGACTAAACTTTCTGAAATTTGCAAAAGCATGTGTACCATTGGCTAAAAAACATTAAGCATTACAAGCAAAAATCCATTCTGTAATTGTAATTCCCATGAATGAAACAATGTATTTTCTATTTCACTCTTTATTAAAATGGAACAAAAACGCTTCCATTCACTCAAgacattttttgtatttattgcaTCCTTATCATATTTTTATCTCAAGCTTAACAGAGCTCAGCAATATATTTTTTCTCAAAGGCTATGCAATCACTATACACTTACACACCTTGAAACGCAGTACGCTTTGAAAGGTAATTTAAAGTTGAcagaaataattgcttttttcCATCTCCGTATATTTTGGCTCTCTTGAATAGGTGTTTCCTTCCTCCCTCAGTCTTCCAACTTTGTCTTCACGCTCTGTACTGGAAATTATGATATGCTCATTGTATATTCAGCACTCCTCCCTAAAATGCCCTATTCCTACATATTTTTGTACTCCAGTCTAAGTTCAACAATACACTCTATCTAGTTATTTTCCTGTACAGGTGTATTGGGAAAGGTTCTTGGCAAATTGCAAAAAGCCTCCTTCTGAGACCTAAGGACCAAATTAAAGACCACAAGGGAGAACAAACTGAAAAATATGTAAAATGCAGCTGCAGACAAAGCATCACCTGCTCCCATCTTGGAAAAAAACACCTCAGTCACAAAGGTACATCCACATCTGATGTACATCAGGTGACACAgtattccttttctttcctaAGAAGCATTCCAATGAAAGAAATGTACTCATGGAAGTTTAACATCACCCTAAAATAAATGATGTACAGGTTATTTAAACAAATGGCAGGGAAAATGCACCAGATCTACAAAGAAACGCACAAAAACACCATAGTGGGGCAGGGAAGTGCTCCAGATTCAGAAAACTCAGCCACAACAGCAATACAGGGTACCTATGGCCACCTTTCTTTCTCCCTAAAAGAAGAAGCCCCTCCCCATGGTTTGGACCCCCAAACAATCTATGTTGCAAGCCCCAAAATGTCAGCACCCTTTTCTTCCCTCTCCTCAAACCTCTCCTTGTCGAGAATACAAGCAGGgtttaaacaaacataataatgataatgataacaacaacaacaacaacaacaacatgcgtCTTTCCCCGCAAAAGGAGGACCCACACAGACCATCAAAAACAAATCCCACTGCAGTCAGGATTCTTCCTTATTGatgccagcccccccccccccacttccttccttccttccttatttctttcccttcccaACCCTATATCCACAACTGGCTTTCAtctcccctccttctttccccCAATGGGACTCCCGGAACCCTTACAGAACCCACAGTCCCAAATGAAGCAAAACCTAGGTCCTGATAAAAGAAAGTCCCAGGCCCTAATAAAGCAAAACCCTGCTCCTTCCCTTTCTGTACAGCCCCAAACCCTGGACAGCCCTCAAATATCCAACTCACACCCCCCTCCACCTTCCAACCTAGGCTCCCCTTAAACCCTATACACTCTATACATCTCTCCACAAGCCCTACTATCCCACtcccaaataaataaaacccCAGTCCTCCAAACCAACCTACCTTGGACCCTCACAGACCCTTCCCCAGCCTTGAAAGGAAGCTGTGCAAAAGGTAACTCCCCCAGAAACCTAAGTGGAGTTCAACCTCTTCCTtactcttccctccttcctaaaCCTATATCCACAACTGGCTTTCATCTCCTCTCTCCCCAATAAGGCTCCCTGAGCCCCTACAGAACCCATAATCCCGAATAAAACGAAACCCCAGGCCCTAATAAAATAAAGTCCCaggtcataataaaatattattagcaCAACCCCAGGCCTTAATAATATACAACTCCAGGCCCTAATAAATAAAGTCCCAGGCCCTGATACAGAAAAATCCCAGACCCTAATACAGCACAACCCTAGGCACTAATAAAATACAACCCCAGGCCCTAATATAGCAAAACCCCAGGCCCTAATAATATACCAGCCCAGGCTTTAATAATATACAACCCCGGGCCCTAATAAAATAAAGTCCCAGGCCATAATAAAATAAGGTCCCAGGCCCTAATATAGCACAACCCCAGGCCTTAATAATATACAACTCCAGGCTCTAATAAATAAAGTCCCATGTCCTAATACAGCAAAACCCTAGGCCCTAATAAAATACAACCCTGGGCCCTGATACAGCAAAACCCCAGGCCCTAATAATATACCAGTCCAGGCTTTAATAATATACAACCCCAGGCCCTAATAAAATAAAGTCCCAGGCCATAATAATATAAAAGTCCCAGGCCTTAATACAGCACAACCCTAGGCCCTAATAAATAAAGTCCCAGGCCCCAATACAGCAAAATCCCAGGCCTTAATAATACACCAGCACAGGCTTTAATAATATACAACCCCGGGCCCTAATGATACACAACCATAGGCCCTAATAAAATAAAGTCCCAGGCCCCAATCCAGCACAACCCTAGGCCTCAAATATCCAACTCACACTTGAGGCCAGgcccccttcttctccttctccttctcctcacaCCTTTAAACCCCACACACTCTCTATCtcccaaataaataaaaccatagcCGCCGCCCCCCTACATAAACGGGACCCTCCCCCTTTCTCTGACTGACAGGATACCCACGGAAAGGCTCGGCGCGGCCTAGTGAGGCCTAGCGCAGCCTGACTCCTCCGCGCTCACCGTTGAGGCCTCCTCCGCCGCTGCCTCTGTggttcctcttcctccggctgctTCTCCTTCCCGGGGCGGAGCACGAGGGACcccaagaaggaaggagggaaagagggaggcttcaggGAAGaaccgcctcttcctcctccttcctgaaCCTgacaggaaaaggaagagggcgGGCGGCGAGGCGGGCCCTGAGGGGAGCAGGCCGCCCTTCGCCATCGCGGGGGCCATGAGGCGCCTCGATTGGGACTGGCATTCCCAATTATATTCGGAAATAGATTAATATATTGGAAATATacgttataaatatatataagtgATATTAGGAAGCCATTTTTTGGCCTAATCGTGTTACTGAGGGTTAATTAAGGGTGTGGGGTATTTTGTccggggtgcatctacacgaGGGAATTGACGCAGTTCGAAACCGCTTTGACAGCCCGCTTTATTGGCAGGGAATTGACTCCCACAtgcaggaggccccgcccctctcctGGGTAGCCCCGCCCCTTTCATCACAAACTGACAGCGAAGGCATTCCTCTCAGTGGtgaggccccgcccctctcctggatggccccgcccctttcccatAGCTTGGCAGCGAAGGCAGTCGTCTCAGTggtgaggccccgccccctcccctccccgcgcGTGGGCCGCCGGGAGCTGTAGTCCGTGATGGCGACGTGGCGGCGCGAGGGGCGCCTGACGGGGGCGCAGGCGCTGTGGAGCGCGGGGCTGGCGGGGGCGGCGGGGCGCTCGGCGGCGGCCCCCCTGGAGACGCTCTCGGCGCTGGCGCAGGCGCGGGCGGGCTTCCCGCGGGGGCGCGGCGGGCTGCGGGAGGGGGCGCGGCGCCTGGTCCGGGCCGAGGGGAAGGCCGCGCTCTGGAAGGGGAACCTGGCcgccctcctccgcctcctccccgCCTCCGCCACGCAGCTCGCCGCCCAGCGCAGGTGGGCGCCCGGGACTAGGCCTGACGGGAGGTGGAGTTCGGCCTGGCCCAAGGTTCAATCTATggggtgctgggagttgtagtttgacatggccCAAGGTTCAGTGGTATGCTGGGAGTTGCTCTTTGACATGACTCAAGGTTcaatgggatgctgggagttgtagtttgacatgacTCACGGTtctatgggatgctgggagttgtagtttgacatgacTCACGGTtctatgggatgctgggagttgtagttt from Anolis carolinensis isolate JA03-04 unplaced genomic scaffold, rAnoCar3.1.pri scaffold_12, whole genome shotgun sequence encodes the following:
- the LOC100559170 gene encoding A-kinase anchor protein 17B isoform X4; this translates as MTVALVCDPSEAMELCASQRLYLKPVAKLTISVVLPEHTGSPRAFSKWEVMDKLKNMICPDQFTSVKVSKSTKGLLRLEGEAETKRLVCSLKEKLHGKMIKLNGFKDDLQVVATEAPLDFPTPQELETNANDREMPEGNCAEQSKDVADCLHLEGLPCKWFAPRGSDSEVPSEDVLRAVFERFGKIKNIDIPMLDPYREEVVGGSTHNFTFRGLRTFEAFVQYQASTSLSKAMETLKGMKLMFKGDDGKALACNIKVTSDTTSHFSEAAINQRNLERLTLQGLEQERRREENRGKRGTERKRRDGGDDDDEKKVGEGKRKSKIKRREKRQIDRDDKRPRKQQKNVVLSSRPARDFENEREDLFPAPQKKNSLKEKEDSHSLQHPELIDEKNLKYPLAQLDNGDISEREKEQPVGDDSLTSPCPLVRTILNKPGSRTIISCVTEKAADRCHASGLLRVTVTQDCQAVKPPHAADYPQQNLGAGKRTQQKVYETEEFIHYLLNYYQTPRYARICAALPNPAEKPWRERSVCQNGNSIRISLKSKERQHLKEMGPAPDCRERDFRWNKVIEKEPAFKSQADSSKFTKSFQVRSSGSLDELHAPILVSTSAYNTKCQGKDTGTAVMSSHKPFGCMYKLKDLLEEISSDSEYFSEALNDSWNRTERRNGSCRTSCDPWPLSKSGARELLICVQNVACTDPSTQGTTRRFCSNPERCGSIKRSRQRLKAGLKRPGGKVQHDGPNTKWASSEEERESSRRKKKKKKKRKKRTSSSSLPEDDDEPNVFRTNHREEVESLDKMQRRCSKMLHHKMQCKTLQAIGGGAVKAKDVIRLSASQLQEAHQEAGDLLLRREVEACSEGWPLPPMEIMQTSPYPEAVCGAEFGRGC
- the LOC100559170 gene encoding A-kinase anchor protein 17B isoform X1, with the translated sequence MTVALVCDPSEAMELCASQRLYLKPVAKLTISVVLPEHTGSPRAFSKWEVMDKLKNMICPDQFTSVKVSKSTKGLLRLEGEAETKRLVCSLKEKLHGKMIKLNGFKDDLQVVATEAPLDFPTPQELETNANDREMPEGNCAEQSKDVADCLHLEGLPCKWFAPRGSDSEVPSEDVLRAVFERFGKIKNIDIPMLDPYREEVVGGSTHNFTFRGLRTFEAFVQYQASTSLSKAMETLKGMKLMFKGDDGKALACNIKVTSDTTSHFSEAAINQRNLERLTLQGLEQERRREENRGKRGTERKRRDGGDDDDEKKVGEGKRKSKIKRREKRQIDRDDKRPRKQQKVTAGEELWPENMPEWEERKYLLAQRRVESIRLLTVLLNQIKNVVLSSRPARDFENEREDLFPAPQKKNSLKEKEDSHSLQHPELIDEKNLKYPLAQLDNGDISEREKEQPVGDDSLTSPCPLVRTILNKPGSRTIISCVTEKAADRCHASGLLRVTVTQDCQAVKPPHAADYPQQNLGAGKRTQQKVYETEEFIHYLLNYYQTPRYARICAALPNPAEKPWRERSVCQNGNSIRISLKSKERQHLKEMGPAPDCRERDFRWNKVIEKEPAFKSQADSSKFTKSFQVRSSGSLDELHAPILVSTSAYNTKCQGKDTGTAVMSSHKPFGCMYKLKDLLEEISSDSEYFSEALNDSWNRTERRNGSCRTSCDPWPLSKSGARELLICVQNVACTDPSTQGTTRRFCSNPERCGSIKRSRQRLKAGLKRPGGKVQHDGPNTKWASSEEERESSRRKKKKKKKRKKRTSSSSLPEDDDEPNVFRTNHREEVESLDKMQRRCSKMLHHKMQCKTLQAIGGGAVKAKDVIRLSASQLQEAHQEAGDLLLRREVEACSEGWPLPPMEIMQTSPYPEAVCGAEFGRGC
- the LOC100559170 gene encoding A-kinase anchor protein 17B isoform X5; translated protein: MAPAMAKGGLLPSGPASPPALFLFLSGSGRRRKRRFFPEASLFPSFLLGVPRAPPREGEAAGGRGTTEAAAEEASTVTSDTTSHFSEAAINQRNLERLTLQGLEQERRREENRGKRGTERKRRDGGDDDDEKKVGEGKRKSKIKRREKRQIDRDDKRPRKQQKVTAGEELWPENMPEWEERKYLLAQRRVESIRLLTVLLNQIKNVVLSSRPARDFENEREDLFPAPQKKNSLKEKEDSHSLQHPELIDEKNLKYPLAQLDNGDISEREKEQPVGDDSLTSPCPLVRTILNKPGSRTIISCVTEKAADRCHASGLLRVTVTQDCQAVKPPHAADYPQQNLGAGKRTQQKVYETEEFIHYLLNYYQTPRYARICAALPNPAEKPWRERSVCQNGNSIRISLKSKERQHLKEMGPAPDCRERDFRWNKVIEKEPAFKSQADSSKFTKSFQVRSSGSLDELHAPILVSTSAYNTKCQGKDTGTAVMSSHKPFGCMYKLKDLLEEISSDSEYFSEALNDSWNRTERRNGSCRTSCDPWPLSKSGARELLICVQNVACTDPSTQGTTRRFCSNPERCGSIKRSRQRLKAGLKRPGGKVQHDGPNTKWASSEEERESSRRKKKKKKKRKKRTSSSSLPEDDDEPNVFRTNHREEVESLDKMQRRCSKMLHHKMQCKTLQAIGGGAVKAKDVIRLSASQLQEAHQEAGDLLLRREVEACSEGWPLPPMEIMQTSPYPEAVCGAEFGRGC